The Sorangiineae bacterium MSr11367 genome window below encodes:
- a CDS encoding GNAT family N-acetyltransferase, with the protein MIETSLVTSRADLEDILTLQRENHRDVVQEEDARREGFVTVAHTLDALEGMHSIAPSVIAREGAELAGYALVMPVEARTLVPILAPMFRQFEVLEWHGKPLAALRYYVMGQICVARTHRGRGVVDAMYHEHRARYASRFELCVTEIATRNTRSMRVHERVGFKLVKTYRDAHEEWAVVAWDWSPPT; encoded by the coding sequence ATGATCGAAACCTCGCTCGTCACCAGCCGCGCGGACCTCGAAGACATCCTGACGTTGCAGCGCGAAAACCATCGCGATGTCGTTCAGGAGGAGGACGCGCGGCGCGAGGGTTTCGTCACGGTCGCGCACACCCTGGATGCGCTCGAGGGCATGCACTCCATCGCGCCAAGCGTCATCGCCCGCGAAGGCGCCGAGCTGGCGGGCTACGCCCTGGTGATGCCCGTGGAGGCACGCACCCTCGTGCCCATCCTCGCTCCCATGTTCCGGCAATTCGAGGTGCTCGAATGGCACGGCAAACCCCTCGCCGCCCTGCGTTACTACGTCATGGGCCAGATCTGCGTGGCCCGTACCCACCGCGGGCGGGGCGTCGTCGATGCGATGTACCATGAGCACCGCGCCCGTTACGCCTCACGGTTCGAGCTATGCGTCACCGAGATTGCCACCCGCAACACGCGCTCGATGCGCGTCCACGAGCGGGTCGGGTTCAAGCTCGTGAAGACCTACCGAGACGCCCACGAAGAATGGGCCGTGGTGGCCTGGGATTGGTCACCGCCAACGTGA